In one Halorubrum sp. CBA1229 genomic region, the following are encoded:
- a CDS encoding D-2-hydroxyacid dehydrogenase — translation MSTIDVAVLDHDAHGIPAADYVEILDRRLPDREVRLAATPDEHDRYVREATVIAGKHIDAEEAASAENLRLFACNAAGVDHLPLDALAERGVAVTNASGVHGPNVAEHVLGWVLAFARRLDEGRRRQRRREWRRFQSFTELAGSTVTVVGLGSIGEAVVERFAGFDVDTVGVRHTVAKGGPTDEVVGYDDLPDVLPRTDVLVLACPLTETTEGLVGEAELDTLPADAIVVNVARGGVIDTPALVDALRANALHGAALDVTDPEPLPSDHDLWGFENVFITPHVAGHTPNYWERCADILVENLERVDETGEYEGLRNQVA, via the coding sequence ATGTCCACCATCGACGTCGCGGTGCTCGACCACGACGCGCACGGGATCCCGGCGGCCGACTACGTGGAGATCCTCGACCGTCGCCTCCCGGACCGCGAGGTGCGGCTCGCGGCGACCCCCGACGAGCACGACCGCTACGTACGGGAGGCGACGGTGATCGCCGGGAAACACATCGACGCCGAGGAGGCCGCGAGCGCCGAGAACCTGCGGCTGTTCGCGTGTAACGCCGCCGGCGTCGACCACCTCCCGCTGGACGCGCTCGCCGAGCGCGGCGTCGCGGTGACGAACGCCTCCGGGGTTCACGGCCCGAACGTCGCCGAGCACGTGCTCGGCTGGGTGCTGGCGTTCGCGCGGCGACTCGACGAGGGGCGCCGCCGTCAGCGACGCCGGGAGTGGCGCCGCTTCCAGTCGTTCACCGAGCTCGCCGGCAGCACCGTCACGGTCGTCGGCCTCGGCTCGATCGGGGAGGCCGTCGTCGAACGGTTCGCGGGGTTCGACGTCGACACGGTCGGGGTCCGTCACACCGTCGCGAAGGGCGGCCCGACCGACGAGGTGGTCGGGTACGACGACCTCCCGGACGTGCTGCCGCGGACGGACGTGCTCGTCCTCGCGTGTCCCCTGACGGAGACGACCGAAGGGCTGGTCGGCGAGGCCGAGCTCGACACGCTGCCGGCGGACGCGATCGTCGTCAACGTCGCTCGCGGCGGCGTGATCGACACGCCGGCGCTCGTGGACGCGCTCCGGGCGAACGCGCTCCACGGCGCCGCGCTCGACGTCACCGACCCGGAGCCGCTCCCGAGCGACCACGACCTGTGGGGGTTCGAGAACGTCTTCATCACGCCCCACGTCGCGGGCCACACGCCGAACTACTGGGAGCGGTGCGCCGACATCCTCGTCGAGAACCTCGAACGGGTCGACGAGACCGGCGAGTACGAGGGGCTGCGGAATCAGGTGGCCTGA
- a CDS encoding MFS transporter has protein sequence MVSPSSIAGADSEIVRERPFQLLLLINVLPPLGTALLSPVLGSLVEPLGASTANIGLMMSAFTAPSIVVIPIAGVISDRYGRRPVLLFGLVWFGLTGTAIAFVSTFAAALALRALQGIGFAALTPIIITSLGDLYAGTKEATAQGLRFTGSGLSQTAFPLAAGVLVGLAWQYPFLLYAVAFPIAAVVYVYFEEPLDEAADEESEGVRAQIGDMRALVAHRRAWTMVVARGSANVAWFGFLTYNSILVVDVLGHTPAEAGILAALASLTYALAASQAGRVADAFDDRLYPLVATNASMGAGLALAFLARSFAVAAVGVAFMGIGFGLVLSIYRSVITTLPPADLRGGLVSLGEGSGRAAATATPVIMGVAVAVATGPLGFETAVRAVGAGAGAVGAGVGIACLLLMSASPPIRIDG, from the coding sequence GTGGTATCGCCCTCGTCGATCGCGGGAGCCGACTCGGAGATCGTCCGGGAGCGACCCTTCCAGCTGCTGCTGCTCATCAACGTGCTCCCGCCGCTCGGCACCGCGCTCCTCTCGCCGGTGCTCGGCTCGCTCGTCGAGCCGCTGGGCGCGTCGACGGCGAACATCGGGCTCATGATGTCGGCGTTCACCGCGCCGTCCATCGTCGTCATCCCGATCGCGGGCGTGATCTCCGACCGGTACGGGCGGCGGCCGGTGCTGCTCTTCGGGCTCGTCTGGTTCGGGCTCACCGGTACCGCAATCGCGTTCGTCTCCACCTTCGCCGCGGCGCTCGCGCTGCGCGCGCTCCAGGGGATCGGCTTCGCCGCGCTCACGCCGATCATCATCACCAGCCTCGGCGACCTGTACGCGGGGACGAAGGAGGCGACCGCGCAGGGGCTCCGGTTCACCGGGTCGGGGCTCTCGCAGACGGCGTTCCCGCTGGCCGCGGGCGTCCTCGTCGGGCTGGCGTGGCAGTACCCGTTCCTGCTGTACGCCGTTGCCTTCCCGATCGCGGCGGTCGTCTACGTCTACTTCGAGGAGCCGCTGGACGAGGCGGCCGACGAGGAGTCCGAGGGGGTCCGGGCGCAGATCGGGGACATGCGCGCGCTGGTCGCGCACCGGCGGGCGTGGACCATGGTCGTCGCGCGGGGGAGCGCGAACGTCGCGTGGTTCGGCTTCCTCACGTACAACTCGATCCTCGTCGTCGACGTGCTCGGCCACACGCCGGCGGAGGCGGGGATCCTCGCGGCGCTCGCGAGCCTCACGTACGCGCTCGCGGCGTCGCAGGCCGGCCGGGTCGCCGACGCCTTCGACGACCGGCTCTACCCGCTCGTCGCCACGAACGCGTCGATGGGCGCCGGCCTGGCGCTCGCCTTCCTCGCCCGGTCGTTCGCGGTCGCCGCCGTCGGCGTCGCCTTCATGGGGATCGGCTTCGGGCTCGTGCTCTCCATCTACCGGAGCGTCATCACGACGCTCCCGCCCGCGGACTTACGCGGCGGCCTCGTCAGCCTCGGCGAGGGGAGCGGGCGCGCGGCGGCCACCGCGACCCCGGTGATCATGGGCGTCGCCGTCGCGGTCGCGACCGGACCGCTCGGGTTCGAGACGGCGGTCCGCGCGGTCGGCGCGGGCGCGGGGGCCGTCGGCGCGGGCGTCGGGATCGCCTGTCTCCTCCTGATGAGTGCGTCGCCGCCGATCCGGATAGACGGCTAG
- a CDS encoding acyl-CoA dehydrogenase family protein — protein MLDYFDMESTLSEEERLLVDSARSFIEGEIDDMGQHWIDGTFPEEIIPKMGEMGFYAPNLEGYGLPGVSETAYGLLMRELEACDSGLRSMASVQGALVMYPIHAFGSDAQKEEWLPKLGTGEAVGCFGLTEPEHGSNPSAMETRAEADGDGYVLNGSKTWITNSPISDVAVVWAKDHTEDGTPVRGFLVETDRDGVTTNKIDEKLSLRASITGEISLQNVRVPAENRLPGVEGMKGPLSCLTQARYGIAWGAVGAAQDCFEVAREYATDREQFGKPIGGFQMQQQKLAEMATQITLAQLLAHRLADLKEAGEMRPQHVSMAKRNNVRMARDQSRIAREMLGGNGITADYSPMRHMANMETVYTYEGTHDIHTLILGEDITGMQAYQ, from the coding sequence ATGCTCGATTACTTCGACATGGAGTCGACCCTGTCCGAGGAGGAGCGGCTGCTCGTCGACTCCGCCCGGTCGTTCATCGAGGGCGAGATCGACGACATGGGGCAACACTGGATCGACGGCACGTTCCCCGAGGAGATTATCCCGAAGATGGGCGAGATGGGATTTTACGCGCCGAACCTCGAAGGCTACGGCCTGCCGGGCGTCAGCGAGACGGCCTACGGCCTGCTAATGCGCGAGCTGGAGGCGTGCGACTCCGGGCTCCGCTCGATGGCGAGCGTCCAGGGCGCGCTGGTGATGTACCCGATCCACGCGTTCGGCAGCGACGCACAGAAGGAGGAGTGGCTGCCGAAGCTCGGCACCGGCGAGGCGGTCGGCTGCTTCGGGCTCACCGAGCCGGAGCACGGCTCGAACCCCTCCGCGATGGAGACGCGCGCCGAGGCCGACGGCGACGGCTACGTCCTCAACGGCTCGAAGACGTGGATCACGAACTCTCCCATCTCGGACGTGGCCGTCGTCTGGGCGAAGGACCACACCGAGGACGGCACCCCGGTCCGCGGCTTCCTCGTCGAGACCGACCGCGACGGCGTCACCACCAACAAGATCGACGAGAAGCTGAGCCTGCGCGCGTCGATCACGGGCGAGATCAGCCTCCAGAACGTCCGCGTCCCCGCCGAGAACCGCCTCCCCGGCGTGGAGGGGATGAAGGGGCCGCTGTCGTGTCTCACGCAGGCCCGCTACGGCATCGCGTGGGGCGCGGTCGGCGCCGCGCAGGACTGCTTCGAGGTCGCCCGCGAGTACGCCACCGACCGCGAGCAGTTCGGGAAGCCGATCGGCGGCTTCCAGATGCAACAGCAGAAGCTCGCGGAGATGGCGACGCAGATCACCCTCGCACAGCTGCTCGCGCACCGGCTCGCCGACCTCAAGGAGGCGGGCGAGATGCGGCCGCAACACGTCTCGATGGCCAAGCGCAACAACGTCCGGATGGCGCGCGACCAGTCGCGGATCGCCCGCGAGATGCTCGGCGGGAACGGGATCACCGCCGACTACTCGCCGATGCGCCACATGGCGAACATGGAGACGGTGTACACCTACGAGGGCACCCACGACATCCACACGCTGATCCTCGGCGAGGACATCACCGGGATGCAGGCGTACCAGTAG